In a genomic window of Alcanivorax sp.:
- the ispF gene encoding 2-C-methyl-D-erythritol 2,4-cyclodiphosphate synthase codes for MRIGQGFDVHAFCEGDHVMLGGVAIPHSQGLKAHSDGDVALHALSDALLGALALGDIGHYFPDTDPQWKGADSGKLLAAIYQDVTAAGWQLGNADLTVICQAPKLAPHIDIMRQRIADLLGCHMGQVSVKATTTEKLGFTGRKEGIAVQAVVLLVASAGAQ; via the coding sequence ATCCGTATCGGCCAGGGCTTTGATGTGCATGCCTTCTGCGAAGGCGATCACGTGATGCTGGGTGGTGTGGCGATTCCTCACAGTCAGGGGCTCAAGGCGCATTCTGACGGCGATGTGGCTCTGCATGCCCTGTCTGACGCCTTGCTTGGTGCTCTGGCGCTGGGCGACATCGGCCACTATTTCCCGGACACCGACCCCCAGTGGAAGGGTGCAGATTCCGGCAAGCTGCTTGCTGCTATCTACCAGGACGTGACCGCTGCCGGCTGGCAACTGGGCAATGCGGATCTGACGGTTATCTGCCAGGCACCGAAACTGGCACCCCATATCGACATCATGCGCCAGCGTATCGCCGACCTGCTCGGTTGCCATATGGGGCAGGTTTCCGTCAAGGCGACCACCACGGAAAAACTCGGTTTTACCGGCCGTAAGGAAGGTATCGCGGTGCAGGCCGTGGTGTTGCTTGTGGCATCAGCGGGGGCTCAATGA
- a CDS encoding ATP-dependent DNA helicase RecQ: MQEAQQLLQQTFKLQGFRPGQQAVIEALLAGRSALAVFPTGGGKSLCYQLPALMLDGLTLVVSPLIALMKDQVDQLNRLNIPAARLDSSVDAGELQAIYRGLDDGTIKLLYVAPERLANERFLTRLKRLSISMMAVDEAHCVSEWGHNFRPDYLKLAQLARDLKVGRVLALTATATPQVAEQICDSFEIARADHIQTGFFRPNLALAVRPCGTAERDQYLLEQLTSRPAEPAIVYVTLQKTAETVAAFLQKQGLKAQAYHAGLKDEPRHQVQEAFMAGETDIVVATIAFGMGIDKADIRAIYHYNLPKSLENYMQEIGRAGRDGQPSHCQLLANPDDLTVLENFTYGDTPDSESLAALIRWLLGQPAQFDLSIHELSGQFDVRPLVINTLLTYLELEGVIRATAPFYTEYKVAFQTSQEEILAGFNPERAAFLERLFATGKQGRIWLTLRPIDAAQALGDDRLRVLNALNYLEQQQMIELRVAGVRQGYRMLNPPAECEPLIVRMQEQFALREQRDIQRLQQVCDWAGSSGCHQQALVGYFGETLAQPCGHCSACLGEQQALPSRGRTAPDPAVIQATREENHQALSTPRQLARFLCGISSPRASRARLGRHPAFGSQMGAPFSEVLAACESA; encoded by the coding sequence ATGCAAGAAGCGCAACAATTACTGCAACAGACATTCAAGCTCCAGGGATTCCGTCCCGGCCAGCAGGCGGTCATCGAGGCGCTACTGGCTGGTCGATCGGCCCTGGCGGTGTTTCCCACTGGCGGCGGCAAGAGCCTGTGCTATCAGTTGCCGGCATTGATGCTGGATGGACTGACACTGGTGGTGTCGCCGTTGATCGCGCTGATGAAGGATCAGGTGGATCAGCTCAATCGGCTTAATATCCCGGCGGCACGACTGGATTCCAGTGTGGATGCCGGAGAGCTGCAAGCGATTTATCGGGGACTGGATGATGGCACCATCAAGCTGCTTTATGTGGCCCCGGAGCGGCTGGCCAATGAGCGCTTTCTGACACGGCTGAAGCGCCTGTCCATCAGCATGATGGCGGTGGATGAGGCGCACTGTGTGTCCGAGTGGGGGCATAACTTCCGTCCCGATTATCTGAAATTGGCGCAGCTGGCCCGGGATCTCAAGGTTGGCCGGGTGCTGGCACTGACGGCCACGGCCACTCCCCAGGTGGCAGAGCAGATTTGCGACAGTTTCGAGATCGCCAGGGCGGACCACATCCAGACCGGTTTCTTTCGCCCCAACCTGGCCCTGGCAGTGCGCCCTTGTGGCACCGCCGAGCGTGATCAGTACCTGCTGGAGCAGCTCACCAGCCGACCTGCCGAGCCCGCCATCGTTTATGTCACTTTGCAGAAGACCGCCGAGACTGTGGCGGCCTTTTTGCAGAAACAGGGATTGAAGGCGCAGGCCTACCACGCCGGGCTGAAAGACGAGCCCCGCCATCAGGTGCAGGAGGCGTTCATGGCGGGGGAGACCGACATCGTGGTGGCTACCATCGCCTTCGGTATGGGCATCGACAAGGCGGACATCCGCGCCATCTACCACTACAACCTGCCCAAGTCCCTGGAAAACTATATGCAGGAAATTGGCCGGGCCGGGCGTGACGGACAACCATCCCACTGCCAGTTGCTGGCCAACCCGGATGATCTGACGGTGCTGGAGAATTTCACCTATGGGGATACACCGGACAGTGAGTCCCTGGCTGCGCTGATTCGTTGGCTGCTTGGGCAGCCGGCGCAATTCGATCTTTCGATTCATGAGTTGTCCGGGCAGTTCGATGTGCGGCCTCTGGTCATCAACACCTTGCTCACCTATCTGGAACTGGAAGGGGTGATTCGCGCCACGGCGCCGTTCTATACGGAATACAAGGTGGCGTTCCAGACATCGCAGGAAGAGATTCTGGCCGGCTTCAACCCGGAGCGGGCCGCTTTTCTGGAGCGCCTGTTTGCCACTGGCAAGCAGGGACGGATCTGGCTGACCCTGCGGCCCATCGACGCCGCCCAGGCCCTGGGTGATGACCGCCTGCGGGTCCTCAATGCCCTGAATTATCTGGAACAGCAGCAGATGATCGAGTTACGGGTCGCCGGCGTGCGCCAGGGCTATCGGATGCTGAACCCGCCAGCGGAATGTGAGCCCTTGATCGTGCGGATGCAGGAGCAGTTTGCCCTGCGCGAGCAGCGCGATATCCAGCGTCTGCAGCAGGTGTGTGACTGGGCGGGGAGCTCTGGCTGCCATCAGCAGGCATTGGTCGGCTATTTCGGCGAGACGCTCGCCCAGCCCTGTGGTCATTGCAGCGCCTGCCTCGGTGAGCAACAGGCGTTGCCATCACGTGGCCGCACAGCACCGGACCCGGCAGTGATTCAGGCCACCCGTGAGGAAAACCATCAGGCTCTGAGCACACCCCGGCAGCTGGCACGTTTCCTTTGCGGCATCAGCAGCCCAAGAGCCAGCCGCGCCCGCCTGGGGAGGCATCCGGCGTTCGGCTCGCAGATGGGTGCGCCGTTTTCCGAGGTGCTAGCCGCTTGCGAGAGCGCCTGA
- a CDS encoding CTP synthase: protein MSRFIFVTGGVVSSLGKGITSASLATLLEARGLNVTLIKMDPYINVDPGTMSPYQHGEVFVTEDGAETDLDLGHYERFIRTRLSRRNSFTTGRVYQDVLDKERRGEYLGATVQVIPHITDEIKLKIREGAGDADVAIVEIGGTAGDIESLPFLEAARQMRVELGSSQSLLVHLTLVPYIATAGEIKTKPTQHSVKELRSIGLQPDILVCRADDPIPQSARDKIALFTNVEARAVISSPDCKTIYQVPRGMHEQGLDDIVVEKFGLDLPEPDLGEWDRVVEAQLNPENEVTVGMVGKYIELVDAYKSLNEALIHAGISNRAKVNILYLDAEDIEREGTGVLENLDAILVPGGFGDRGTEGKIAAIRYAREKKVPYLGICLGMQLAVIEYARHVAGIEKAHSSELRPDTPDPVVGLITEWTTEDGHKEQRSEESDLGGTMRLGGQECILEAGSRAAECYGSTRIVERHRHRYEVNNNYLPQLEGAGLKIVGRSTDGELVEVIEVADHPWFVACQFHPEFTSTPRDGHGLFKGYVAAALAEQKAH from the coding sequence ATGTCACGTTTCATCTTTGTCACCGGCGGTGTGGTGTCGTCTCTGGGTAAGGGGATCACTTCAGCATCCCTGGCCACTTTGTTGGAAGCCCGCGGCCTCAACGTCACCCTGATCAAAATGGATCCCTACATCAATGTGGATCCCGGCACCATGAGCCCTTACCAGCACGGTGAGGTATTCGTGACTGAAGACGGCGCCGAAACCGACCTGGACCTGGGTCACTACGAGCGTTTTATCCGCACTCGCCTGAGTCGCCGCAACAGCTTCACCACCGGCCGTGTCTATCAGGACGTGCTGGACAAGGAGCGCCGCGGTGAATACCTGGGCGCCACCGTGCAGGTGATCCCCCATATTACCGATGAGATTAAGCTGAAGATCCGCGAAGGGGCAGGGGATGCGGACGTGGCCATCGTGGAAATCGGTGGTACTGCCGGTGACATCGAATCCCTGCCGTTCCTGGAAGCGGCGCGGCAGATGCGTGTGGAGCTGGGGTCCAGCCAGTCCCTGCTGGTGCATTTGACCCTGGTGCCCTATATCGCCACCGCTGGCGAGATCAAGACCAAGCCCACCCAGCATTCCGTGAAAGAGCTGCGCTCCATCGGCCTGCAGCCGGATATTCTGGTATGCCGTGCGGATGACCCGATTCCGCAGAGTGCCCGGGACAAGATCGCCCTGTTTACCAACGTGGAAGCCCGAGCGGTGATTTCCTCACCGGATTGCAAGACCATCTACCAGGTGCCCCGTGGCATGCACGAGCAGGGCCTGGATGACATCGTGGTGGAGAAGTTTGGCCTGGATCTGCCGGAGCCGGATCTGGGCGAGTGGGATCGAGTGGTGGAAGCTCAGCTCAATCCCGAGAATGAAGTCACCGTGGGTATGGTGGGTAAGTACATCGAGCTGGTCGACGCCTACAAGTCGCTCAATGAAGCCCTGATCCACGCCGGCATCAGCAACCGTGCCAAGGTCAACATCCTTTACCTGGATGCGGAAGATATCGAACGTGAAGGCACCGGCGTGCTGGAAAATCTGGACGCCATCCTGGTGCCCGGCGGCTTTGGGGACCGGGGTACCGAAGGCAAGATCGCTGCCATTCGTTACGCCCGAGAAAAGAAGGTGCCGTATCTGGGTATCTGTCTTGGCATGCAACTGGCGGTGATCGAATACGCCCGCCACGTGGCCGGCATCGAAAAGGCGCACTCTTCCGAGCTGCGCCCGGATACGCCGGACCCGGTGGTGGGCCTGATTACCGAGTGGACCACCGAAGACGGTCACAAGGAACAGCGCTCCGAGGAATCCGATCTGGGTGGCACCATGCGCCTGGGTGGCCAAGAATGTATTCTGGAGGCGGGTAGTCGTGCCGCCGAATGTTATGGCAGCACCCGAATCGTCGAGCGTCACCGTCATCGCTACGAGGTGAACAACAATTACCTGCCACAGCTGGAAGGCGCTGGCCTGAAGATCGTTGGCCGCTCCACCGATGGCGAGCTGGTGGAAGTGATCGAAGTGGCAGACCACCCGTGGTTTGTGGCTTGTCAGTTCCACCCGGAGTTTACTTCCACGCCCCGTGACGGGCATGGTCTGTTCAAGGGCTATGTGGCTGCAGCCCTGGCGGAACAGAAAGCACACTAA
- a CDS encoding tRNA pseudouridine(13) synthase TruD, translating to MSLPRAHGGPAATGVLKASPADFQVVEHMHVRPEGEGEHLWLEIEKTGWNTEDVALLLAKQAGVHRLAVGYSGLKDKHAITRQWFSLHLPGKADPDFVWPEGLRVLQGLRHRRKLNRGTHRANGFILRVTDFQGDRQKLEQQLATIERQGVPNYFGEQRFGRGAGNLVRGTEWLCGGEAPRKKALRSLWLSAVRSDLFNQVLAERVDRQCWDRVLAGDLLQPEGSRGLFPADDDPEAGERVIAGEVNPTAPLPGVPGMASSGPCRELEQRILAPHADVIDSLCRIGVDEARRATRLPVRDLQWAWQTEREGEVCLELAFTLPTGAFATTVMAEIIKPE from the coding sequence ATGAGCCTTCCCCGCGCCCATGGCGGCCCGGCAGCCACGGGTGTGCTGAAAGCTTCCCCGGCAGATTTCCAGGTAGTCGAACACATGCATGTGCGCCCGGAAGGCGAGGGTGAACACCTGTGGCTGGAAATCGAGAAAACCGGCTGGAATACCGAAGATGTGGCCCTGTTACTGGCCAAACAGGCGGGAGTTCACCGCCTGGCCGTGGGCTACAGCGGCCTCAAGGACAAGCACGCCATTACCCGCCAGTGGTTCAGCCTGCACTTGCCCGGCAAGGCGGATCCGGATTTCGTCTGGCCCGAGGGCCTCAGGGTTCTGCAGGGCCTTCGCCATCGCCGCAAGCTGAATCGGGGCACTCACCGCGCCAACGGGTTTATCCTTCGTGTCACTGATTTTCAGGGTGATCGCCAGAAGCTGGAACAGCAACTGGCCACCATTGAGCGTCAGGGCGTGCCCAACTATTTTGGTGAGCAGCGTTTCGGTCGCGGTGCCGGCAACCTGGTGCGCGGCACGGAGTGGCTGTGTGGCGGCGAAGCGCCGCGCAAGAAAGCCCTGCGCAGCCTGTGGTTGTCAGCGGTACGTAGCGATCTGTTCAACCAGGTGCTGGCCGAGCGCGTTGACCGGCAATGCTGGGACCGGGTACTGGCCGGCGACCTGCTACAGCCGGAAGGAAGCCGTGGTCTGTTCCCGGCAGATGACGACCCTGAGGCAGGGGAAAGAGTGATTGCCGGCGAGGTTAATCCCACCGCCCCTTTGCCGGGGGTGCCGGGCATGGCATCATCTGGCCCTTGCCGGGAACTGGAACAGCGGATACTTGCGCCACATGCCGACGTGATTGACAGCCTGTGCCGTATCGGCGTTGACGAAGCCCGCCGGGCAACACGCTTGCCGGTACGGGACTTGCAGTGGGCCTGGCAAACGGAAAGGGAAGGGGAAGTGTGTCTGGAGCTGGCGTTTACGCTGCCCACAGGCGCTTTTGCCACGACAGTGATGGCGGAAATTATAAAGCCTGAATAA
- the eno gene encoding phosphopyruvate hydratase — protein MSKIVDIKAREILDSRGNPTIEADVILESGASGSACAPSGASTGSREALELRDGDKARYLGKGVTKAVGNVNSAIRELLVGMDACDQKALDKAMIDADGTENKANFGANAILAVSLAAAKAAAVDQGKPLYEYISDLQDDDNEYSLPVPMMNIINGGEHADNNVDIQEFMIQPVGAPTVAEAIRYGAEIFHALKGVLKKRGLNTAVGDEGGFAPDLPSNEAALEAIMEAIEIAGYKAGDDVTLALDCAASEFYKDGKYVLAGEGRSMNSEEFASYLAELCDRYPIISIEDGMDESDWDGWKILTEKLGNKVQLVGDDLFVTNTKILKRGIDEGVANSILIKFNQIGSLTETLDAIKMAKDAGYTAVISHRSGETADSTIADLAVATAAGQIKTGSLCRSDRVAKYNRLIRIEQELGRAAYHGRKEFKFLG, from the coding sequence ATGTCCAAGATCGTTGACATCAAAGCCCGCGAAATTCTCGACTCCCGTGGCAATCCCACCATCGAAGCCGATGTGATTCTGGAATCCGGCGCCTCCGGCAGTGCCTGTGCGCCCAGCGGTGCCTCCACCGGTTCCCGCGAAGCGCTGGAACTGCGTGATGGCGACAAGGCCCGTTACCTGGGCAAGGGTGTTACCAAGGCCGTTGGCAATGTGAACTCCGCCATCCGTGAATTGCTGGTGGGAATGGACGCCTGCGACCAGAAGGCCCTGGACAAGGCCATGATCGATGCCGACGGCACCGAGAACAAAGCCAACTTTGGCGCCAACGCCATCCTCGCTGTGTCTCTGGCAGCGGCCAAAGCGGCGGCGGTGGACCAGGGTAAGCCCCTGTACGAGTACATTTCCGACCTGCAGGACGATGACAACGAGTACTCTCTGCCGGTACCGATGATGAACATCATCAACGGTGGTGAGCACGCCGATAACAACGTGGACATCCAGGAATTCATGATTCAGCCGGTGGGTGCTCCTACCGTGGCCGAAGCGATTCGCTACGGCGCCGAGATCTTCCACGCCCTGAAAGGCGTGCTGAAAAAACGCGGCCTGAACACCGCAGTGGGTGATGAGGGTGGTTTCGCCCCGGATCTGCCCAGCAACGAGGCCGCTCTGGAAGCGATCATGGAAGCCATCGAGATTGCCGGTTACAAGGCCGGTGATGACGTGACCCTGGCCCTGGATTGCGCTGCCAGCGAATTCTACAAGGACGGTAAATATGTGCTGGCCGGCGAAGGCCGCAGCATGAACTCCGAAGAGTTTGCCAGCTACCTGGCAGAGCTGTGCGACCGTTATCCGATCATCTCCATCGAAGACGGCATGGATGAGTCTGACTGGGATGGCTGGAAAATCCTGACCGAGAAGCTGGGCAACAAGGTGCAGTTGGTAGGCGACGACCTGTTCGTGACCAACACCAAGATCCTCAAGCGCGGCATCGACGAAGGGGTGGCCAACTCCATCCTGATCAAGTTCAACCAGATCGGTTCTCTCACCGAGACCCTGGATGCCATCAAGATGGCCAAGGATGCCGGCTACACTGCGGTGATTTCCCACCGTAGCGGCGAGACCGCCGACAGCACCATCGCCGACCTGGCTGTGGCCACTGCCGCTGGCCAGATCAAGACCGGCTCCCTGTGCCGTTCCGATCGGGTGGCCAAGTACAACCGCCTGATTCGTATTGAACAGGAACTGGGGCGCGCGGCTTACCATGGTCGTAAAGAGTTCAAGTTCCTCGGCTAA
- the kdsA gene encoding 3-deoxy-8-phosphooctulonate synthase: protein MQKTIKLGELEFANDKPMALFGGMNVLESRDMAMQVAEAYAQVTSKLGIPWVFKASFDKANRSSLSSYRGPGMDEGLKIFEEIKQTFNCPVITDVHEPYQAAPVAEVCDIIQLPAFLARQTDLVVAMAKTGAIINIKKPQFLAPHEMSHILHKCEDAGNDQLILCERGSSFGYNNLVVDMLGFGIMKKFNYPVFFDVTHALQKPGGRADSADGRRAQVAELGRAGISQGIAGLFLEAHPDPDNAKCDGPCALRLDRLEPFLAQMQTLDNTVKALPAFENN, encoded by the coding sequence ATGCAGAAGACCATCAAGCTCGGCGAGCTGGAATTTGCCAACGACAAGCCCATGGCCCTGTTCGGTGGCATGAATGTGCTGGAGTCCCGGGACATGGCCATGCAGGTGGCGGAAGCCTATGCGCAAGTGACCAGCAAACTGGGTATCCCCTGGGTGTTCAAGGCCAGCTTCGACAAGGCCAACCGTTCCTCGCTGAGTTCCTACCGAGGCCCGGGCATGGACGAAGGCCTGAAGATCTTTGAAGAGATCAAGCAGACCTTCAACTGCCCGGTGATCACCGATGTGCATGAGCCCTATCAGGCCGCACCGGTGGCGGAAGTGTGCGACATCATTCAGCTGCCAGCCTTTCTGGCCCGGCAGACGGACTTGGTGGTGGCCATGGCAAAGACCGGGGCCATCATCAACATCAAGAAGCCCCAGTTCCTGGCTCCCCACGAAATGAGCCATATCCTGCACAAGTGCGAGGATGCCGGTAACGACCAGCTTATCCTCTGCGAGCGTGGGTCCAGCTTCGGGTACAACAACCTGGTGGTGGACATGCTCGGCTTTGGCATCATGAAAAAGTTCAACTACCCGGTGTTTTTCGACGTGACCCACGCCCTGCAGAAGCCGGGCGGGCGCGCGGACAGCGCCGATGGCCGCCGTGCCCAAGTGGCCGAACTGGGCCGTGCCGGGATCAGTCAGGGCATTGCCGGACTGTTTCTGGAAGCCCACCCGGACCCGGATAACGCCAAATGCGATGGCCCCTGCGCCCTGCGACTGGACCGTCTGGAGCCATTCCTTGCCCAGATGCAAACCCTGGATAATACCGTCAAGGCACTGCCTGCCTTTGAAAACAACTGA
- a CDS encoding peptidoglycan DD-metalloendopeptidase family protein has translation MRTLATALIFLVVSGCSAGNFAPVVDIYGQEPRTSKVTAGTHEVRSGETLYSIAWRYGWDYRELARANRIPAPYTIYPGQRISLALKAPSGSGSSAPKPAPKPASKPQNKPASKPEPAKPQKTPKPQPAGTASAGSTVGPVSWRWPAGGQVVETFSSDNHGRKGIAISGKPNSPVVAAADGRVVYRGSGLTGYGNLLILKHSDRWLSAYAHNDKMLVKEGDAVKAGQQIAAMGATGTFRTQLHFEIRKDGKPVDPLTYLPKK, from the coding sequence ATGCGTACCCTGGCGACGGCATTGATCTTCCTGGTGGTAAGCGGCTGCAGTGCGGGCAATTTTGCGCCGGTCGTGGATATCTATGGACAAGAGCCGCGAACCAGCAAGGTCACTGCTGGCACCCATGAAGTGCGTAGCGGAGAGACCCTGTACTCCATTGCCTGGCGTTATGGCTGGGATTATCGCGAACTGGCCCGGGCCAACCGGATCCCGGCCCCCTATACTATTTATCCGGGGCAGCGCATTTCCCTGGCGCTAAAGGCTCCATCCGGCAGTGGCTCCTCGGCGCCCAAACCAGCACCGAAACCCGCGAGCAAACCCCAGAACAAGCCTGCCAGTAAGCCGGAACCTGCCAAGCCGCAAAAAACACCGAAACCCCAACCCGCTGGTACTGCTTCAGCAGGTTCCACGGTGGGGCCAGTGAGCTGGCGCTGGCCGGCCGGGGGGCAGGTGGTGGAAACCTTCTCCAGCGATAACCATGGGCGCAAGGGCATTGCCATTTCCGGTAAACCCAACAGTCCGGTGGTGGCTGCTGCGGACGGGCGCGTGGTGTATCGTGGCAGTGGTCTCACCGGCTACGGCAACCTGTTGATTCTCAAGCACAGTGACCGCTGGTTAAGCGCCTACGCCCACAATGACAAGATGTTGGTCAAGGAAGGGGATGCGGTAAAAGCCGGACAGCAGATCGCCGCCATGGGGGCCACGGGTACTTTCCGTACCCAGCTGCATTTCGAGATTCGCAAAGATGGTAAACCGGTGGATCCACTCACCTATTTACCGAAGAAATGA
- the ispD gene encoding 2-C-methyl-D-erythritol 4-phosphate cytidylyltransferase, whose product MNPVISGPLYAVVPAAGIGERMGAGFPKQYLSLAGKTLAEHTLNRLLSFAPINRVLVAVSAQDPWWPTLGVSRHSRITTVNGGAARAESVRSGVARALELGGENAWVLVHDMARPLVRLSDIQNLLDQTDAQGAILALPVVDTIKQAGDDNHIAATLDRDCIWRALTPQLFPARALHDALQGDLAGITDEASAMERTGCRPALVAGHSDNIKITVPEDLALARYYLGRQLGDEEGML is encoded by the coding sequence GTGAATCCTGTCATTAGCGGCCCTCTCTATGCGGTGGTACCGGCTGCCGGTATCGGTGAACGCATGGGGGCGGGTTTTCCCAAGCAATACCTGTCACTGGCCGGCAAGACCCTGGCCGAGCATACCCTCAATCGCTTGTTGTCGTTTGCCCCCATCAACCGGGTGTTGGTCGCAGTGTCCGCGCAAGATCCCTGGTGGCCGACGCTGGGTGTTTCCAGACATTCCCGTATTACCACCGTCAATGGCGGAGCCGCCCGGGCGGAATCCGTGCGTAGCGGTGTGGCCAGGGCACTGGAGCTGGGAGGAGAAAACGCCTGGGTGCTGGTCCATGATATGGCGCGTCCCCTGGTGCGGTTGTCCGATATCCAGAATCTGCTCGACCAGACCGACGCCCAGGGCGCCATCCTGGCGTTGCCGGTGGTGGACACCATCAAGCAGGCAGGCGATGACAATCATATTGCTGCCACCCTCGACCGTGACTGCATCTGGCGTGCGCTGACACCGCAACTGTTTCCCGCCCGCGCACTGCACGATGCCTTGCAGGGCGATCTGGCCGGTATCACCGATGAAGCCTCCGCCATGGAAAGAACGGGTTGCCGTCCGGCGCTGGTGGCTGGACACAGCGACAATATCAAGATTACCGTCCCGGAAGATCTGGCACTGGCTCGCTACTATCTGGGCCGTCAGCTGGGCGATGAGGAGGGCATGCTGTGA
- a CDS encoding protein-L-isoaspartate(D-aspartate) O-methyltransferase, with amino-acid sequence MDIQLSGIGMTSARTRDRLVQRLRDAGISDERVLDAIRNTPRHLFIEEALAHQAYDDTALPIGHGQTISQPWVVARMTELLIANGRPSKVLEIGTGCGYQTAVLAQFCDALYSVERIRPLQDQARKRLIKLGLARVQLKHADGGFGWKSEAPFDAILAACARAEIPDDLLSQLADGGRLVMPVGGDRKQILTVVDRDGDKFHVQSLDAVRFVPFQRGVMR; translated from the coding sequence ATGGATATCCAACTTAGCGGCATCGGCATGACCTCTGCACGGACCCGGGATCGTCTGGTGCAGCGGCTGCGCGATGCCGGCATCAGTGACGAACGTGTGCTGGATGCCATTCGCAATACGCCGCGTCACCTGTTCATCGAAGAAGCCCTGGCTCACCAGGCTTACGACGATACCGCGCTGCCCATCGGCCATGGCCAGACCATTTCCCAGCCCTGGGTGGTGGCGCGCATGACCGAATTGTTGATCGCCAACGGCAGGCCCTCCAAGGTGCTGGAGATTGGCACCGGTTGTGGTTATCAGACGGCGGTACTGGCCCAGTTCTGCGATGCCCTCTATTCCGTGGAACGCATCCGGCCATTGCAGGATCAGGCGCGCAAGCGGCTGATAAAGCTGGGTCTGGCCCGGGTTCAGCTCAAGCATGCCGATGGCGGTTTCGGCTGGAAGAGCGAAGCCCCCTTTGATGCCATCCTCGCCGCCTGTGCCCGTGCAGAAATTCCCGATGATCTGTTGTCACAACTGGCAGACGGCGGCCGCCTGGTGATGCCGGTGGGCGGTGATCGCAAGCAGATACTCACGGTGGTCGACCGCGACGGTGACAAGTTCCATGTGCAATCACTGGATGCGGTGCGCTTCGTGCCATTCCAGCGTGGTGTGATGCGATAA
- a CDS encoding DUF368 domain-containing protein encodes MIRPGIFFRGMAMGAADVVPGVSGGTLALITGIYEELIDTLGGLTPRLLKVWHQQGFVAFWGQANLTFLVTLLAGIFTSIALLARLITWLLDTHPVPVWAFFSGLILASIFLVLKPLQQRGAVQIAAFVAGTGVAVAIGLAPALSALGSGATVFFFSGMLAICAMILPGISGSFILLLLGMYQPVLEAVKQGEIPLLLAFMAGCAIGLLSFVHVLKWTLHRYHDTVMALLAGFMAGSLLKLWPWRVSGEQGLADRWLSPTEYATLTGEGSQLTMALLAALLATVLVWLLYRVAPVHNVAQDS; translated from the coding sequence ATGATCCGACCCGGTATTTTCTTTCGCGGCATGGCCATGGGCGCTGCCGATGTGGTGCCCGGTGTCTCCGGTGGCACCCTGGCGTTGATCACCGGCATTTATGAAGAGTTGATCGATACCCTGGGCGGGCTGACGCCGCGTTTGTTGAAGGTATGGCACCAGCAAGGCTTTGTGGCGTTCTGGGGCCAAGCCAACCTGACCTTCCTGGTGACCCTGCTGGCGGGCATCTTTACCAGTATTGCCCTGCTGGCACGCCTGATTACCTGGCTGCTGGACACCCACCCGGTGCCGGTATGGGCGTTCTTCAGTGGCCTGATTCTGGCCAGCATCTTCCTGGTATTGAAACCTCTGCAACAGCGGGGGGCTGTGCAGATCGCCGCCTTTGTGGCGGGTACCGGCGTTGCCGTGGCCATCGGGTTGGCACCGGCCCTGTCGGCGCTGGGCAGTGGCGCAACGGTATTTTTCTTCAGTGGCATGCTGGCCATCTGTGCCATGATCCTGCCCGGCATTTCCGGCAGTTTTATCCTTCTTTTACTGGGAATGTATCAACCGGTGCTGGAGGCGGTGAAGCAAGGTGAGATACCGTTGTTGCTGGCCTTTATGGCGGGTTGTGCCATTGGCCTGCTGAGTTTTGTGCATGTGCTTAAATGGACCCTGCACCGTTACCACGACACGGTGATGGCCTTGCTGGCCGGTTTCATGGCCGGGTCCTTGTTGAAACTGTGGCCCTGGCGGGTATCGGGAGAACAGGGACTGGCCGATCGCTGGCTGTCACCGACGGAATACGCCACGCTGACCGGTGAAGGATCGCAATTGACCATGGCTTTACTGGCCGCGTTGCTGGCGACAGTGCTGGTGTGGCTACTGTATCGGGTGGCACCCGTGCATAATGTTGCGCAGGATTCGTAG
- a CDS encoding septum formation initiator family protein, with product MQLSPARQIVIALLALVFVGLQARLWFGEGSLRHVATLEKEVARLKQSNAKLNERNRLMAADVKDLKQGTEAVEEIARKDLGMIRDGETFFLILEQPRGGE from the coding sequence ATGCAGTTGTCTCCCGCCAGACAGATCGTGATTGCGCTGCTGGCTCTGGTGTTTGTCGGCCTGCAGGCCCGCTTGTGGTTTGGTGAGGGCAGTTTGCGGCATGTGGCCACCCTGGAAAAAGAGGTGGCCAGACTCAAGCAGAGCAACGCCAAACTGAATGAGCGCAACCGACTGATGGCCGCCGACGTGAAAGACCTCAAGCAGGGCACTGAAGCGGTGGAAGAGATTGCCCGCAAGGACCTGGGCATGATCCGCGACGGTGAGACCTTTTTCCTGATTCTCGAACAACCCCGGGGCGGCGAGTGA